Part of the Arsenicicoccus sp. oral taxon 190 genome, CTACAACCCCAAGACGGCGCGCCTCTACGAGGACCTCGGCATCCTGACCTGCGACCCGCAGGTCGGCGAGGACCTCACCCGGTTGTTCAACCAGCTGTCCGGCTGGGCGCCGCGCAGCAAGTTCAAGCGGCTGCTCGTGGCGCCCCGGTCGCTGCGCACCGGGCTGATCGAGCTGATCGAGCGCGAGACCGCCCTCGCCCGCGCGGGCAAGCCCGGCTACGTCGGCATCAAGGCCAACTCCATCGTCGACGAGTCCGTCATCGACGCCCTCTACCGCGCCTCCCGCGCGGGGGTCCACGTCGACCTGCTGGTCCGAGGCATCTGCGCGCTGCGCCCCGGGGTCCCGGGGCTGTCGGAGACGATCCGGGTCCGGTCCATCCTCGGGCGGTTCCTCGAGCACTCCCGCGTCTTCATCTTCGGCAACGACGGCGACCCGACCGTCTACATCGGCAGCGCCGACATGATGCACCGCAACCTGGACCGTCGCGTCGAGTCGCTGGTGCGGATCAGCGACCCGCGTCACGTCAAGGAGCTCCTCGAGCTGATGGATCAGGGTATGGCGGACACCACCTCCAGCTGGCACCTCGCCGACGACCGGTGGATCCGCCACCACCGGGACGAGCAGGGGCAGGCGCTGCTCGACCACCAGTCCGCCCTCATCGACAAGCACCTCAAGCAGCGCCGCAAGCGCAACCGGGCCTGACGCCGGCCCCGACCGAGGGCCCGGCCCCCACGGGTGGCGGTCCGCGGCGGGGGCGGCATACTGCACCTGGACGGCACGTCAGACCAGCCCCTCCGCCCCTCCGCACCCTCCAAGGAGCGCCATGCCAGCCCCAGCCCCCGGAGCGCCGGTCATCGCGGCGGCGGGAGCCGTCCCCTGGCGGCGGCGCCGGGGCGTGCTGGAGGTCGCGATGGTGCACCGGCCCGCCTACGACGACTGGGCGTGGGCCAAGGGCAAGCTCGACCCGGGCGAGGACTGGCCCGCCGCGGCCGTGCGGGAGGTGGAGGAGGAGTCCGGGCTGCGGGTCCGGCTCGGGCGCCCGCTGCCGGTCTCGTCCTACTCCTTCGTCGACCGTCGCGGCCAGGTGGCCCACAAGCACGTGCGCTACTGGGCGGCGGAGGTCATCGGCGGCGACGGCCGGCTCGAGCACGAGATCGACGAGGTGGCGTGGCTGCCGGTGCAGGACGCGATGGCCAGGCTGGACTACGCCCGCGACCGCGAGCAGCTGCGCGCCGTGGTGCGCCACGCCGAGCGCGGCGCCCTCACGACGTGGCCCCTCGTGGTGGTGCGGCACGCCAAGGCCCTGCCCCGCTCGCGCTGGACCAAGGACGACCGGCTGCGACCGCTCGACGACCGCGGCCGCGAGCGGGCCCGCGCCATCGTGCCGATCCTCGACGCCTTCGGCGTCACCCGGCTGGTGACCTCGATCTCGGTGCGCTGCGCCGACACGCTGGCGCCCTACGCCGAGGTGGCCGGGCTCGAGCTCAAGACCAAGCACGGGCTGACCGAGGAGGCCTTCGTCGACGACCCCGACCGCGCCGTCCGGCACCTGCGCAAGGCCGTGGTCCGCGGGGTCCCCGGTGCGCTGTGCAGCCACGGGCCGGTCCTGCCGCTGCTGCTCGAGGAGCTGTCCGTGCTGGCGTCGGTGGAGGACGCCGAGGGGCGGGCCGTCGTCGACACGCTGCTGGAGGCCGCCGACAGCGGCATGGCCAAGGGTGAGCTGCTGGTCTGCCACCTGACCGGGCGGGGCGACGACGCCCGGGTGGTGGCGGTGGAGCGTCACCTGCCGTGACCGCCCCCCGGTGGCGCGCGACCCCGTCGACCGGGGGCCGCCGGGCCTCGTCCACGTGGTGACAATCACCGAGCGTGACGCGAGTCGTTCACCCTGCGTTCATGGCCAGCGTGCCATCACGTCACCCAGCGTCTCTACATTGGCGGACGACGGCGCACCTGCGCCTGCTCACGACACTGCTTGTGGAAGGTACTGCCAACGTGAAGACTCAGCGTTTTGCCGGTCCTGGTTTCGCCGGTCCTGCGACCCTTGCCCTGGCTGGTGCGATCGCGCTGACCGGTTGCGGCTCGGACAACAACAGCTCTGGCTCGGGCTCCGGCTCCGGCGCGTCCAGCTCGGCCTCGTCGGCCGGCTCCAGCGGCACCTCGGCTGCCGGCGGCAACGCCGACTGCGGCAAGTCGACGATCAACGCTGAGGGCTCCTCCGCCCAGAAGGCCGCCTTCGAGGAGGCCGC contains:
- a CDS encoding NUDIX hydrolase, with the translated sequence MPAPAPGAPVIAAAGAVPWRRRRGVLEVAMVHRPAYDDWAWAKGKLDPGEDWPAAAVREVEEESGLRVRLGRPLPVSSYSFVDRRGQVAHKHVRYWAAEVIGGDGRLEHEIDEVAWLPVQDAMARLDYARDREQLRAVVRHAERGALTTWPLVVVRHAKALPRSRWTKDDRLRPLDDRGRERARAIVPILDAFGVTRLVTSISVRCADTLAPYAEVAGLELKTKHGLTEEAFVDDPDRAVRHLRKAVVRGVPGALCSHGPVLPLLLEELSVLASVEDAEGRAVVDTLLEAADSGMAKGELLVCHLTGRGDDARVVAVERHLP